One window from the genome of Salvelinus sp. IW2-2015 linkage group LG30, ASM291031v2, whole genome shotgun sequence encodes:
- the psmb13a gene encoding proteasome 20S subunit beta 13a, with protein sequence MALSNVVETPASGFNFENVSRNVXLKGLLEGGHNKAPKPMKTGTTIAGLVCKDGVVLGADTRATSGEVVADKMCAKIHYISPNMYCCGAGTAADTEKTTDLLSSNLTIFSMNSGRNPRVVMAVNILQDMLFRYRGQIGASLILGGVDCTGNHLYTVGPYGSIDNVPYLAMGSGDLAALGILEDRFKPNMELEEAKELVRDAIHSGIMSDLGSGNNIDICVITKQGVDYIRPYQESEYKDKRQRRYKYRPGTTSILTEKIVPLELEVVQETVQRMDTA encoded by the exons ATGGCGCTATCAAATGTTGTCGAAACACCTGCATCGGGATTTAATTTTGAGAACGTCTCCAG AAATGTTRCTCTGAAGGGTCTGCTGGAGGGAGGACATAACAAGGCACCTAAGCCTATGAAGACAGGGACCACCATAGCTGGACTAGTGTGCAAG GATGGAGTGGTTCTGGGAGCAGACACACGGGCCACCTCAGGTGAAGTGGTGGCTGATAAGATGTGTGCCAAGATCCACTACATCTCCCCCAATATGTA CTGCTGTGGTGCAGGAACTGCAGCGGATACAGAGAAGACCACCGACCTGCTCTCCTCCAACCTTACCATCTTTTCTATGAACAGCGGCAGGAACCCACGTGTCGTGATGGCAGTAAACATATTACAGGACATGCTattcag GTACCGGGGCCAGATAGGGGCCAGTCTAATCCTAGGAGGGGTGGACTGCACCGGCAATCACCTCTACACAGTGGGGCCCTATGGGAGCATAGACAATGTGCCATACCTTGCAATGG gGTCTGGTGACTTGGCCGCTCTGGGGATTCTGGAGGATAGATTCAAACCTAATATGGAG TTGGAGGAGGCTAAGGAGYTGGTCCGGGATGCCATCCACTCTGGCATCATGAGTGACCTGGGCTCAGGCAACAACATAGATATCTGTGTCATCACTAAACAGGGGGTGGACTACATCAGGCCRTAYCAGGAGTCAGAGTATAAAGACAAGag GCAGAGAAGATACAAGTATCGCCCAGGTACAACGTCTATTTTGACAGAGAAAATAGTCCCTCTGGAACTGGAGGTAGTTCAGGAGACAGTCCAGCGGATGGATACCGCCTGA
- the psmb8a gene encoding proteasome subunit beta type-8: protein MALFDVSGYKSHAGLRGQILGTGVGHLXDRPNQEFAVPVGVDPSGFLKSCSREGGVSIDLNHGTTTLAFKFRHGVIVAVDSRASAGSYIASKEANKVIEINPYLLGTMSGSAADCQYWERLLAKECRLYKLRNKQRISVSAASKLLCNMMLGYRGMGLSMGSMIVGWDNKGPGLYYVDDNATRLSGRMFSTGCGSSYAYGVMDSGYREDMTVEEAYELGRRGITHATHRDAYSGGVVNLYHMQEDGWIKVCKEDVSELIHRYRKGMF from the exons atGGCACTTTTCGACGTAAGTGGTTATAAGTCCCACGCGGGACTTCGTGGGCAGATTCTTGGAACAGGAGTAGGGCATCTTRTTGACCGACCGAATCAGGAATTTGCTGTCCCAGTTGGAGTGGAT cCTTCAGGGTTCCTGAAGTCATGCAGCCGTGAAGGTGGTGTGTCCATTGATCTGAACCACGGAACAACTACACTGGCTTTCAAATTTCGCCATGGCGTCATTGTGGCTGTGGACTCCAGGGCCTCAGCTGGCAGCTACATTG CCTCGAAGGAGGCTAACAAGGTGATAGAGATCAACCCTTACCTGCTGGGGACCATGTCTGGCAGTGCTGCTGACTGCCAGTACTGGGAGAGACTGCTGGCTAAGGAGTGCAG GCTGTACAAACTGAGGAACAAGCAGAGGATCTCAGTGTCTGCAGCCTCTAAGCTGCTTTGTAACATGATGCTGGGATACAGAGGCATGGGCCTCTCCATGGGCAGCATGATCGTTGGCTGGGACAACAAg GGCCCTGGTTTGTACTACGTGGACGATAACGCCACACGTCTCTCTGGTCGTATGTTCTCTACTGGTTGTGGTAGCAGCTATGCGTACGGAGTGATGGACAGCGGCTACCGTGAGGACATGACGGTAGAGGAGGCGTACGAGCTGGGCCGCCGTGGCATCACCCACGCCACGCACAGGGACGCATACTCTGGAGGAGTGGTCAACC TGTACCACATGCAGGAGGACGGCTGGATAAAGGTGTGTAAGGAGGACGTATCAGAACTGATCCACCGCTACAGGAAGGGCATGTTCTGA